A region from the Pseudomonadota bacterium genome encodes:
- a CDS encoding site-specific DNA-methyltransferase, whose translation MGSGTVGVVSKKLGRDFVGIDLNADYCKMAEERINSI comes from the coding sequence ATGGGAAGTGGGACTGTAGGCGTGGTTTCCAAGAAGTTGGGCCGGGATTTCGTGGGGATAGATCTGAACGCAGATTATTGTAAAATGGCGGAAGAACGGATTAATTCTATTTAA